From the genome of bacterium, one region includes:
- a CDS encoding glycosyltransferase gives MRVCFFGGYNPGYIRNVIIKKGLIKNGVEVVECHTKSKFKFWLRYPILFFQHLKFFLIKYDFIFVPAFRHKDVPLAKLLGFLTNKPVVFDPLVSRYETKVVDQKKVAPYSMQARHNFRIDKLSFKLADIVLADTFAHADYYAREFGIDRSKFSRVPVGVPDELFSLFKARGEEKNRKESNFLVQFYGSFLPLQGIEHIVRAARIVETKDRAIRFELIGSGQTFPMIKKLAEELGLKNIVLRDWVPFNELPEVVSRAHICLGIFGNTEKALRVVPNKVFQCLSFKKPVITGRTPAILEYFVDRENIFLCEGANADSLANAIMLLKDNEELRRRIAENGYKLIQENFTSELIGKQVKEILSKTLV, from the coding sequence ATGAGAGTCTGTTTTTTTGGGGGTTATAATCCTGGATATATACGTAATGTAATCATTAAAAAAGGTCTTATAAAAAATGGCGTGGAAGTAGTAGAATGCCATACAAAGTCAAAATTTAAATTCTGGCTCAGATATCCCATACTATTCTTTCAACATCTTAAATTTTTTCTTATAAAATATGACTTTATTTTTGTTCCTGCTTTTCGGCACAAAGATGTTCCTCTGGCCAAGCTTCTTGGATTTTTAACCAATAAGCCTGTAGTTTTTGACCCATTAGTTTCCAGGTATGAAACTAAAGTTGTCGACCAGAAGAAAGTGGCACCATATTCCATGCAGGCAAGACACAATTTTAGGATAGACAAATTGTCCTTTAAACTTGCGGACATAGTTCTGGCAGATACCTTTGCGCACGCAGATTATTATGCCAGGGAATTTGGAATAGATAGAAGTAAATTTAGCCGGGTCCCGGTAGGAGTGCCTGACGAACTTTTTTCTCTATTCAAAGCCAGGGGGGAAGAGAAAAATAGAAAAGAAAGTAATTTCCTCGTTCAATTTTATGGGTCCTTCCTTCCCTTGCAGGGAATAGAGCATATTGTGCGAGCAGCCAGGATAGTGGAGACGAAGGATAGGGCCATTCGCTTCGAATTGATAGGCTCGGGGCAGACCTTTCCTATGATTAAAAAGTTGGCCGAAGAACTGGGATTAAAAAATATAGTTTTACGAGACTGGGTTCCTTTTAACGAGTTACCAGAGGTAGTTTCCCGTGCCCACATCTGCCTGGGAATATTCGGGAATACGGAGAAAGCATTGAGGGTAGTTCCTAACAAAGTCTTTCAGTGCTTATCTTTTAAAAAGCCTGTAATTACTGGAAGAACTCCCGCTATTCTCGAATATTTTGTGGATAGAGAGAACATTTTCCTCTGCGAAGGAGCAAATGCTGACTCTTTGGCTAATGCAATTATGTTATTAAAGGATAATGAAGAATTACGGAGAAGAATAGCTGAAAATGGATATAAATTAATTCAGGAAAACTTTACTTCAGAATTGATTGGCAAGCAAGTAAAAGAAATCTTAAGTAAGACTTTAGTGTAA
- a CDS encoding KpsF/GutQ family sugar-phosphate isomerase, with translation MINSPLSLGEREKGYLVGSIEEAKKVLKIEARTIKNLISTIDRNFEKAVEIIASCKGRIIVMGMGKSGLIGKKIAATLASTGTPAFFLHPAEGILGDVGMMTEGDLVLALSHSGETEEIEKLLPLIRKMNLKLITITGKPKSKLAKKSDLVINVKVKEEACPYNLVPTASTTAMLAMGDALAISLLKRKKFKKEDFARLHPGGTIGKRLLLKVKDIMRKGKDNPVIHQEKIVREALLVMTKTRLGATSVVDNSGKLVGFFTDGDLRRRLQKDEKILNKKIHTVMTKNPKTITQDILAIEAAKMMQEKKFDNIPVVDGKGYPIGIVDERDLLSEGIL, from the coding sequence ATGATAAATTCCCCTCTTTCCTTGGGGGAGAGGGAGAAGGGGTATCTTGTGGGAAGTATTGAAGAAGCAAAAAAGGTCTTAAAAATTGAAGCCAGAACTATAAAGAATCTTATCTCCACTATTGACCGTAATTTTGAAAAGGCTGTGGAAATAATAGCTTCCTGTAAGGGGAGAATTATAGTTATGGGCATGGGAAAGTCGGGATTGATCGGGAAAAAGATTGCAGCTACCCTGGCCTCTACAGGCACTCCTGCATTTTTCCTCCACCCCGCAGAAGGGATTCTTGGTGACGTAGGAATGATGACTGAAGGAGACTTAGTTTTAGCTCTCTCACATAGTGGGGAGACTGAAGAGATTGAGAAACTCTTGCCGCTGATAAGGAAAATGAATTTAAAGTTAATAACCATAACCGGAAAACCTAAATCGAAATTAGCAAAGAAAAGCGATTTAGTCATTAATGTAAAAGTAAAAGAAGAAGCTTGCCCTTATAATCTCGTTCCTACAGCAAGCACAACAGCGATGTTAGCCATGGGCGATGCTCTAGCGATTTCCCTGTTGAAAAGAAAGAAGTTCAAAAAAGAGGACTTTGCTCGTCTTCATCCCGGTGGAACTATCGGCAAAAGGTTACTCCTTAAGGTTAAAGACATAATGAGAAAAGGCAAAGATAATCCTGTAATCCATCAGGAAAAGATAGTTAGAGAAGCGCTATTAGTAATGACTAAAACGCGCCTCGGTGCAACGAGCGTCGTTGATAATTCTGGTAAATTGGTGGGGTTCTTCACTGATGGGGATTTGCGACGTAGATTGCAGAAAGATGAAAAAATTCTAAACAAAAAAATTCATACCGTAATGACTAAAAATCCAAAGACTATTACCCAGGACATACTGGCTATAGAGGCAGCAAAAATGATGCAGGAGAAGAAGTTCGATAATATACCTGTAGTAGATGGAAAGGGCTATCCCATAGGAATTGTAGACGAGAGGGACCTTCTTTCCGAAGGCATTCTTTAA
- a CDS encoding zinc ribbon domain-containing protein: protein MRCPKCGHDNKENAKFCVKCKADLRPVLIEEPTWKWHLKVLAIIYAILGIAYILLRIFLKD, encoded by the coding sequence ATGCGTTGTCCAAAATGTGGGCATGACAACAAAGAGAATGCCAAATTTTGTGTAAAATGCAAAGCAGACCTTAGACCTGTTCTGATAGAAGAACCAACCTGGAAATGGCATCTAAAAGTTTTAGCAATCATTTATGCTATTTTAGGTATCGCTTATATTTTGTTGCGGATATTCCTGAAAGATTAA
- a CDS encoding glycosyltransferase, whose product MKVSGFTFVKDAIKFSFPVVESIKSILPICDELIVNVGKSDDGTLDAISAIKSEKIKIIKSEWDPNFKYKGRILAQQTDIALAKCTGDWCFYLQADEVVHERDLDRILKRMEEELSDERVEGLIFNWLHFYGDYSTFINSYHWYQREVRIIRNFRGIASWSSAQGFRLNGKKLRVKDTGAHVYHYGWVRPSKVMAAKKRYHDSLHHGDGWEKEYKKEKFDYLKHIDPAMLKKHEGNHPKVMRKRINEWQGEFDISKSTHRLTFKDIRNRISDFIARRTGWKIGEYKNFILMK is encoded by the coding sequence TTGAAGGTAAGCGGATTTACTTTTGTGAAAGACGCTATAAAATTTTCATTTCCTGTAGTAGAGTCGATCAAATCCATACTACCCATCTGTGATGAGCTTATAGTAAATGTAGGGAAGTCTGATGATGGCACTTTGGATGCGATCAGTGCAATTAAGAGTGAAAAAATCAAGATAATCAAGTCGGAATGGGATCCAAACTTCAAGTATAAGGGCCGAATTCTGGCACAGCAAACAGACATTGCCCTGGCGAAATGTACGGGCGATTGGTGTTTCTACTTACAGGCTGATGAAGTAGTCCATGAGCGAGATCTAGACAGGATATTAAAACGCATGGAAGAAGAACTTTCCGATGAGAGAGTGGAAGGGCTTATATTTAACTGGCTACATTTTTACGGAGATTACTCGACTTTCATAAACTCATACCACTGGTATCAACGAGAAGTGAGAATAATCAGGAATTTTCGGGGCATAGCCTCCTGGAGCAGTGCCCAGGGCTTCAGGCTCAATGGAAAGAAATTAAGAGTAAAAGATACTGGTGCCCACGTCTATCACTACGGTTGGGTACGACCTTCTAAAGTAATGGCAGCAAAGAAACGCTATCATGACTCTCTCCACCACGGTGATGGTTGGGAGAAGGAATATAAGAAAGAAAAATTCGACTATCTTAAACACATCGATCCCGCCATGCTCAAGAAGCATGAAGGCAACCACCCCAAAGTAATGAGGAAAAGAATCAATGAGTGGCAAGGAGAATTCGATATTTCCAAGAGCACTCATAGATTGACATTTAAGGACATAAGAAATAGGATTTCAGATTTCATTGCCAGGAGGACAGGCTGGAAGATCGGAGAGTACAAAAATTTCATCTTAATGAAATAA
- a CDS encoding methyltransferase domain-containing protein, whose protein sequence is MDVEEYKRTRYKGIDQKVVNKRERKILEKIFGSIEEKSISILDVPCGYGRFSELFLKKSLNLTSADVSFPMVLTTRKYSPPTNSPHHFLVGDIKHLPLKDNSFDCIVTIRLFQHILHSRARFQILKELHRVAKKIVILSFYRYNLLHSVERWVRCRIKNVNKKISMLPLGAFEKELSSIGFKGLKLFPVMRYFHAHNIVLLQKFKP, encoded by the coding sequence ATGGATGTAGAAGAATACAAAAGGACCAGATATAAAGGTATTGACCAGAAGGTAGTTAACAAGAGGGAACGCAAGATACTGGAGAAAATTTTTGGGTCTATAGAAGAGAAGTCCATTTCAATACTGGACGTTCCCTGTGGCTATGGGCGCTTTTCCGAGTTGTTCCTGAAAAAAAGTCTCAATTTAACCAGTGCAGATGTCTCTTTTCCCATGGTTCTAACTACCAGAAAATATTCTCCTCCTACTAATTCCCCTCACCACTTCTTGGTAGGAGATATAAAGCACTTACCCTTAAAAGATAATTCCTTCGATTGCATCGTAACCATAAGATTATTCCAGCACATCCTTCATTCCAGAGCCCGATTTCAGATTTTAAAAGAACTTCACAGAGTGGCAAAAAAAATCGTCATACTCTCATTTTATCGCTATAATCTCTTACATAGTGTAGAAAGATGGGTGAGATGCCGGATTAAAAATGTCAACAAGAAGATAAGCATGTTGCCCCTCGGTGCTTTTGAGAAGGAATTAAGTTCCATTGGATTTAAAGGCTTAAAGCTGTTTCCTGTGATGAGATACTTTCATGCTCATAATATTGTTTTATTACAAAAGTTTAAGCCATAA
- a CDS encoding glycosyltransferase family 9 protein, translating into MILQEFRRILIIRLSGIGDVVHTLPLLGALRKRYPYAYIAWLVQKKAEELLLGHPYLDEVIIFDRDRWISRLWPLIKKLRNRKFDLVVDSHGQFRSGLFAYITGAKTRLGFDPKNGREFNSLFINFKAPPFPEDWHAVERYLALANLLGAEIETKEFLIQIGEPEKEYVERFLEGEGINKGELLIALNPGSSWKSKIWPSKNYAHLADILIKKFKAKVILLWGPGEENLIESINSAMEEKPLIAPRTGLKELASLISRCTLFIGSDSAPLHIASSFSIPSIGLYGPTDPQRNGPYGSGNVVIKKDLSLLSCRRKGCRKCKIQDCMELITVEEVVKQVKDKIKKL; encoded by the coding sequence ATGATATTACAAGAATTCCGGAGGATTTTGATTATAAGGTTAAGTGGGATAGGTGACGTTGTACACACCCTTCCCCTTTTGGGAGCTTTGAGAAAAAGGTACCCCTATGCATATATTGCCTGGCTGGTCCAGAAAAAGGCAGAAGAGCTCCTCCTCGGACATCCCTACCTGGATGAAGTCATTATCTTTGACAGGGATAGGTGGATTAGTAGACTGTGGCCGCTTATAAAGAAATTAAGGAACAGGAAATTCGATCTTGTAGTAGACTCCCACGGCCAATTCCGCAGTGGACTATTTGCCTATATAACAGGCGCAAAGACGAGGCTCGGCTTCGATCCCAAGAACGGCAGGGAATTCAACTCACTATTTATTAATTTTAAAGCTCCTCCATTTCCTGAAGATTGGCACGCAGTGGAGAGGTACCTCGCCTTAGCCAATCTTTTAGGAGCGGAGATAGAAACGAAAGAATTTTTAATTCAAATTGGAGAACCTGAAAAGGAGTACGTGGAACGATTTTTAGAAGGGGAAGGGATAAATAAAGGTGAACTTCTAATTGCTTTAAATCCTGGTTCAAGCTGGAAGAGCAAAATTTGGCCAAGCAAGAACTATGCTCACCTGGCAGATATTCTCATAAAAAAGTTTAAAGCAAAAGTGATACTCCTCTGGGGTCCTGGGGAAGAAAATCTAATTGAATCTATAAATAGTGCAATGGAAGAAAAACCCCTAATTGCTCCCAGGACAGGTCTCAAAGAATTAGCTTCTCTTATTTCCAGGTGCACACTGTTCATCGGGAGCGACAGCGCACCACTCCATATTGCTTCATCTTTCTCGATTCCTTCAATTGGACTTTATGGGCCCACCGATCCCCAAAGAAATGGCCCTTACGGTTCAGGGAATGTTGTCATCAAGAAAGACTTAAGTCTACTCTCCTGCCGCAGAAAGGGTTGTAGAAAATGCAAGATTCAGGATTGCATGGAGCTTATAACAGTGGAAGAAGTTGTAAAGCAGGTAAAAGATAAAATAAAAAAATTATAA
- a CDS encoding Trm112 family protein has protein sequence MAINKELLDILACPKCKGNVHLNEKENGIICDGCKLMYPIKDDIPIMLIDEAIPLE, from the coding sequence ATGGCCATTAACAAAGAGCTATTAGATATTTTAGCCTGCCCCAAATGCAAGGGCAACGTCCATTTAAATGAAAAAGAAAACGGGATAATCTGTGATGGCTGTAAACTGATGTATCCTATTAAAGACGACATTCCCATAATGTTAATCGATGAAGCCATTCCATTAGAGTAA
- a CDS encoding glycosyltransferase produces the protein MNIFHYCPKVLPVKKYGGTQRIVVNLMKEQANRGHKVYLLSLAGTHLPSVNVTTIKKPIRNFEDYIPDNIDIVQLYGTPQETPPKPYLVTIGGNGKPGEKFLPNTVFVSRNHAIRHGSRHYIYNGIKLEYFMYNEKKENYFLFLSKVSWKVKNVDFAIRLAKMMGFKLIVAGGWRFSFRRNIKFVGEVDDKEKAELLAGAKALIFPTNWEEPFGLVTIEALASGTPVITTNMGAMPEVVTPDVGFRCNTFEEFQEAINRADEISPRKCRERVEENFTAEIMTGKYINAYEKIIQTGSLEGLGEEN, from the coding sequence ATGAACATCTTTCACTACTGCCCCAAGGTCTTGCCTGTGAAAAAGTATGGAGGAACACAGAGGATAGTTGTTAATTTAATGAAAGAACAGGCAAACAGGGGACATAAGGTATATCTACTCAGCTTGGCGGGCACGCATTTACCTTCTGTAAATGTCACCACAATAAAGAAACCCATACGAAATTTTGAAGATTATATTCCTGACAATATAGACATTGTTCAGTTATATGGCACACCGCAAGAGACTCCCCCGAAACCCTATTTAGTCACGATTGGGGGAAATGGCAAACCGGGAGAGAAGTTTCTACCCAATACAGTATTTGTAAGTAGGAACCATGCTATTCGCCATGGGAGTAGACATTATATTTACAATGGAATCAAACTCGAGTATTTTATGTACAATGAGAAAAAGGAAAACTATTTTCTCTTCTTATCAAAAGTCTCCTGGAAAGTTAAGAATGTAGATTTTGCCATAAGATTAGCGAAGATGATGGGATTCAAACTGATCGTTGCTGGAGGGTGGAGGTTCTCTTTTAGAAGGAACATCAAATTTGTAGGAGAGGTAGATGATAAAGAGAAAGCAGAGCTTCTGGCGGGAGCAAAAGCTCTTATTTTTCCCACAAACTGGGAGGAACCATTTGGTCTGGTGACCATAGAAGCATTAGCCTCAGGAACACCTGTGATTACCACTAACATGGGAGCAATGCCAGAAGTAGTCACTCCTGATGTTGGTTTTCGCTGTAATACCTTTGAAGAATTCCAGGAAGCCATAAACAGAGCCGATGAAATCAGTCCCAGAAAATGTAGAGAAAGAGTAGAGGAAAATTTTACAGCCGAAATCATGACCGGGAAGTATATAAATGCATATGAGAAAATAATTCAAACGGGGAGCCTAGAAGGATTAGGAGAAGAAAATTGA
- the kdsB gene encoding 3-deoxy-manno-octulosonate cytidylyltransferase, translating into MKIIGIIPARYDSKRFPGKVLADILGKPLIQKVYEQAKKAELLNDILVATDNEEIFKVVENFRGKAIMTSSNCRSGTDRVAEVAKGLNADIFVNIQGDEPLISPEVISKVAQALIEDKTIDIATVARKIIAQEELNNPNVVKVVIDNGGFALYFSRAQIPYVRDSLELESLGSVCCKHIGLYAYRRDFLLNFVQMKQTPLEKIEDLEQMRALENGYKIKVVITECDSVGVDTREDLEKVRKIFRNSE; encoded by the coding sequence ATGAAAATTATAGGGATCATTCCAGCCCGCTACGATTCGAAACGTTTTCCAGGTAAAGTATTAGCCGACATCCTCGGTAAACCCTTGATTCAGAAAGTCTACGAACAAGCAAAGAAGGCGGAACTTCTGAACGACATCCTGGTAGCCACAGATAACGAGGAAATTTTCAAAGTAGTTGAAAATTTTAGAGGTAAAGCAATAATGACCTCTTCTAACTGTAGAAGTGGTACTGACAGAGTAGCTGAAGTAGCCAAAGGGTTAAATGCAGATATCTTCGTAAACATTCAAGGGGATGAACCTCTGATTTCTCCAGAAGTTATATCAAAAGTGGCACAAGCATTAATTGAAGATAAAACTATCGATATAGCCACCGTTGCCCGGAAAATAATTGCACAAGAAGAACTCAATAATCCCAATGTAGTTAAAGTGGTAATAGACAATGGTGGATTTGCTCTCTATTTTTCTCGTGCACAAATCCCCTATGTTAGGGATTCGTTAGAGTTGGAAAGTCTTGGTTCTGTCTGTTGCAAACACATCGGCCTCTATGCCTACAGGAGAGACTTTCTTCTAAATTTTGTCCAGATGAAGCAAACCCCTTTAGAGAAAATTGAGGACTTAGAACAAATGAGGGCTTTGGAGAATGGATACAAAATAAAAGTAGTAATTACAGAGTGCGACTCTGTTGGCGTGGACACTCGGGAAGACCTGGAAAAAGTCAGAAAAATATTTAGAAATTCTGAATAA
- the kdsA gene encoding 3-deoxy-8-phosphooctulonate synthase — protein MVKIVKIGHIEIGGNRPLVLIAGPCVIESEDQVRKTIEGLKEITGEINIPFIFKSSYDKANRTSIKSYRGPGLDKGLEILEKVKREFDIPLLVDVHQIEEVKLVSKVADILQVPAFLCRQTDLIISIARTGKPINVKKGQFLAPWDMQNVIEKIESTGNKNILLTERGSCFGYNNLVVDMKSLPIIRSFGYPVVFDATHSVQKPGGKGTTTAGEREYVPFLAQAAVATGIDGLFLEVHPQPEKALSDGPNMIRLSRVKELLEKLIKIDKVVKTTCKE, from the coding sequence ATGGTAAAAATAGTAAAAATCGGCCATATTGAAATCGGAGGAAACAGACCTCTGGTTCTGATTGCTGGGCCCTGCGTTATCGAATCGGAGGACCAGGTCAGAAAGACAATAGAAGGATTAAAAGAGATTACAGGTGAAATAAACATCCCCTTTATTTTCAAGTCTTCTTACGATAAAGCCAATCGAACTTCCATCAAGTCCTATCGGGGTCCTGGATTGGACAAGGGACTGGAGATTTTAGAGAAAGTCAAAAGAGAATTCGATATTCCATTACTAGTCGATGTTCATCAGATAGAAGAAGTTAAATTGGTTAGCAAGGTAGCCGATATCTTACAGGTTCCGGCATTCTTATGCCGACAGACTGACCTTATCATATCCATAGCCAGGACAGGGAAACCAATAAATGTAAAGAAAGGGCAATTCCTTGCCCCCTGGGATATGCAGAATGTAATAGAAAAAATAGAATCGACTGGAAACAAAAATATCCTGTTGACAGAAAGAGGAAGTTGTTTTGGTTACAATAATTTAGTTGTAGACATGAAATCTTTACCCATAATAAGGTCCTTTGGTTATCCTGTAGTTTTCGATGCCACCCACAGTGTTCAAAAACCAGGGGGAAAGGGAACCACCACTGCCGGGGAGAGAGAATATGTTCCTTTCCTTGCTCAGGCAGCAGTAGCAACAGGCATTGATGGACTTTTTTTAGAGGTTCATCCACAACCAGAGAAAGCTCTAAGCGATGGCCCAAATATGATTAGATTGAGTCGAGTAAAAGAGCTATTGGAAAAACTAATAAAAATAGATAAAGTAGTCAAGACAACCTGTAAAGAATAA
- a CDS encoding glycosyltransferase family 4 protein: protein MDTILHIDSAKTWRGGQQQVFYLAQRLTDYDNIIACPPQSPLAERAKAIGLKVFPVQMHGEWDLLAVCKLKKIIRKNSIDIVHLHSSHAHALGLLAAKSSGNCKVVLSRRVNFPIKKNILSRAKYANVDRIIAISERVRQVLVADGLPKEKIDVVYSGVDIKRFQNVEADYLISELALNRDKLIIGNIAALTWDKDHRTLIEAARIVVDEFPEVIFLIAGEGPLRREIEILIKKFNLEEKVKLFGFRQDIPEILSILHLFVLSSSWEGLGTSLLDAFASRVPVVATNIGGIPEVVRDGVNGILVPPGNPDALAGAVISLLKNRDLAGRMAKEGFRLVKEKFSIERMVEETRKIYDRLVA, encoded by the coding sequence TTGGATACTATATTACATATCGATTCAGCAAAAACCTGGAGGGGTGGCCAGCAGCAAGTTTTCTATCTTGCCCAGAGGCTAACAGATTACGATAACATAATTGCCTGTCCTCCTCAAAGCCCTCTGGCAGAAAGAGCAAAAGCTATAGGGTTAAAAGTTTTCCCGGTCCAGATGCATGGAGAATGGGATCTCCTGGCAGTATGTAAATTAAAAAAGATAATAAGAAAAAACTCTATCGATATAGTTCATCTCCATTCTTCCCACGCGCACGCATTGGGTCTATTGGCAGCAAAAAGTAGTGGAAATTGCAAGGTTGTTCTCTCCCGGAGAGTTAACTTTCCCATTAAGAAGAATATACTCAGTCGAGCGAAGTATGCAAATGTCGATAGGATAATAGCAATTTCTGAAAGAGTTAGACAGGTTCTAGTGGCTGATGGTTTACCAAAAGAGAAGATAGACGTTGTTTACAGCGGAGTAGATATAAAGAGATTTCAGAATGTAGAGGCAGACTATCTTATTTCTGAATTGGCACTCAATAGAGATAAGTTAATCATAGGAAATATTGCCGCGCTTACCTGGGATAAAGACCACAGAACTCTTATTGAGGCAGCAAGAATTGTGGTAGATGAATTTCCTGAGGTAATCTTTTTAATAGCAGGAGAGGGCCCTCTTCGTAGAGAGATAGAGATTTTAATTAAAAAATTCAATCTAGAAGAAAAGGTAAAATTGTTCGGATTTCGCCAGGATATTCCGGAAATTCTTTCCATTCTCCATCTCTTTGTGTTATCTTCCAGCTGGGAAGGATTAGGCACTTCTCTCCTGGATGCCTTTGCTTCTCGAGTTCCCGTAGTAGCTACCAATATAGGAGGAATCCCGGAGGTTGTGAGAGACGGAGTAAATGGAATTTTAGTCCCCCCGGGAAATCCAGACGCTTTAGCCGGAGCCGTTATTTCTCTTCTGAAAAATAGAGACCTTGCGGGTCGAATGGCAAAAGAAGGTTTTCGACTGGTAAAAGAGAAGTTCAGTATAGAGAGGATGGTTGAGGAGACAAGAAAGATTTACGACCGTTTGGTCGCGTAG
- a CDS encoding DUF4254 domain-containing protein, whose protein sequence is MAETLGSLVDKLTIKNIRLNNLRKKGSKKKIDIVQSQRKELIEEMNQFLARALKRKVKLKDEKVKLYKQPKVEEKILATLGALVDRLCQKNMQLWHLEDEARRSDVNDAYIGRIKRKIDITNLSRNDLIDRIDELLERKVKKSK, encoded by the coding sequence TTGGCAGAGACATTGGGAAGTTTAGTTGATAAATTAACTATCAAGAACATTAGACTCAACAATTTAAGAAAAAAAGGGAGTAAGAAGAAAATAGATATAGTTCAGTCCCAGCGCAAAGAGTTGATTGAGGAAATGAATCAATTTTTAGCTCGGGCATTGAAGAGAAAAGTAAAGTTAAAAGATGAAAAGGTGAAACTATATAAACAGCCCAAGGTGGAAGAGAAGATTTTGGCAACGCTGGGAGCCTTAGTGGATCGTCTGTGTCAGAAAAATATGCAGCTCTGGCATCTTGAAGACGAAGCCAGAAGGTCTGATGTGAATGACGCCTATATTGGAAGGATTAAGAGAAAAATAGACATCACTAATCTAAGTCGCAATGACCTCATTGACCGAATTGACGAATTGCTGGAGAGAAAAGTCAAGAAATCAAAATGA
- a CDS encoding glycosyltransferase family 4 protein encodes MKIAAILPHVEVFGGVRRYIEIGNNFIKRGHSFRIYHSDGSRPTWLEFSGETRPVEQVTLEENDIVISSDYSVLNYLERAKANKKIFYCLLEHKNNQKVCINRKLLVMGNSTGICDMLRRKYRRECIEGIGGINSEIFHPVETKKDNHQIKILCYGRIYKKRKGIQKVVKAVELLNKRYPSLRLLLFDTPVGNPRLDARQMLHTRVPVTFYTALPQERMAELYSQADIFVSAEKRAGWSNPCAEAMACKVPVVCSPSGTRDFAADGETALVFRFRYPFLIAKKIRRLIEDKNLRERITEQGYRKIQQYTWSNLVDKLEKEFTNLL; translated from the coding sequence TTGAAAATAGCCGCTATACTTCCGCATGTGGAAGTTTTTGGAGGGGTTAGAAGGTATATCGAGATAGGGAACAATTTTATAAAAAGAGGTCACTCCTTCAGAATCTATCACTCAGATGGAAGTCGTCCCACCTGGCTGGAGTTCTCTGGTGAGACAAGACCCGTAGAACAGGTAACTTTGGAGGAGAACGACATTGTAATATCCAGTGACTACTCGGTTCTTAATTACTTAGAAAGAGCCAAAGCTAATAAGAAAATTTTCTATTGCCTTCTTGAGCACAAAAACAATCAAAAAGTATGTATCAATAGAAAATTGCTCGTTATGGGAAACTCTACCGGAATATGTGATATGCTGAGACGCAAGTATAGGAGAGAATGCATTGAGGGAATTGGTGGGATAAATTCCGAAATATTCCATCCTGTAGAAACAAAGAAGGACAACCACCAGATAAAAATTCTCTGTTATGGGAGGATCTACAAGAAGAGGAAAGGAATACAAAAAGTCGTCAAAGCAGTAGAACTGTTGAATAAAAGATATCCTTCTTTAAGGCTTCTGCTATTCGATACTCCTGTGGGCAATCCCCGACTCGATGCCCGTCAAATGCTCCATACCAGAGTTCCCGTTACATTTTACACTGCTCTACCACAGGAAAGAATGGCCGAGCTCTATTCTCAAGCAGATATTTTTGTTAGTGCTGAAAAGAGAGCGGGATGGAGCAATCCTTGTGCTGAAGCCATGGCTTGCAAGGTTCCCGTAGTCTGCTCTCCTTCGGGGACGAGAGATTTCGCTGCCGATGGAGAAACCGCCCTAGTTTTTCGTTTTAGATATCCTTTTCTAATTGCAAAAAAGATAAGAAGACTAATTGAAGATAAAAATCTAAGAGAGCGGATAACAGAGCAAGGCTATAGGAAAATTCAACAGTATACATGGTCGAATCTCGTGGACAAGTTAGAAAAAGAATTTACGAATCTTCTGTGA